A genomic region of Paenibacillus sp. PL2-23 contains the following coding sequences:
- a CDS encoding sigma-70 family RNA polymerase sigma factor, translating into MQEIDWSATLIRMSGGDEEAFRTVYDATRDHAYKLITYLAPRKQDACDIMSEVYIELLRSADNYRPEQPFTAWFNGLIVRQVRNWKRKGWRLFRIAEKTRSTAGAVTDWHAEDQLSAISHEMELLPLLGSLPHKAREVIVLRYYQDCSLEEIACLLSIPLGTVKSRHHHALKQLRRLLNVTSDGKERSSYVY; encoded by the coding sequence ATGCAGGAAATTGATTGGAGCGCCACGCTTATCCGGATGAGCGGGGGCGACGAGGAAGCTTTTCGAACGGTATATGATGCGACGCGAGATCACGCCTACAAACTGATAACCTATCTTGCTCCGCGCAAGCAGGACGCCTGCGATATTATGAGCGAGGTGTACATCGAATTGTTGCGATCCGCTGACAACTACCGGCCGGAGCAGCCTTTTACAGCATGGTTTAACGGATTAATTGTAAGGCAGGTGCGGAATTGGAAGCGGAAAGGCTGGCGACTCTTTCGAATTGCGGAGAAAACAAGGTCGACGGCAGGGGCAGTGACCGACTGGCATGCGGAAGATCAGCTGTCTGCTATAAGCCATGAAATGGAGCTTCTCCCTCTCTTGGGCTCGCTTCCACACAAAGCCCGTGAAGTCATTGTACTCCGTTACTATCAAGACTGTTCCTTGGAGGAGATCGCATGTCTGCTGAGCATTCCGCTAGGCACTGTCAAATCCAGACATCATCATGCCCTGAAGCAATTACGCCGATTATTAAACGTGACGTCAGATGGGAAGGAGAGGAGCAGCTATGTCTATTGA
- a CDS encoding methylenetetrahydrofolate reductase gives MLRDKIWAKEAGILTYGMTPPKIEHSSEKIAEIAQKQVERLLDVELDALILYDVQDEADRTDETRPFPYLPTLDPTTYSEQYLKGLQVPKIIYRCVGRYSEEQFANWVTANANRDQYSVYVGASSSTQEVQLDLAEASRISKSLNSSLTFGGVVIPERHQKRNDEHLRVKQKIDNGCAFFVSQATYNVEASKNFLSDYCYYFKENGLEMVPVLFNLAPCGSEKTLAFMKWLGISIPKWLENELKYSHDVLDKSIQLSKSIFQEIFEFAMDKGIPVGCSVESISTRKVEIEASVQLLRDIKSMLDKKLKQPALS, from the coding sequence ATGCTAAGAGACAAAATATGGGCTAAAGAGGCCGGCATTCTAACCTACGGGATGACGCCGCCGAAGATTGAGCATTCATCCGAGAAAATAGCTGAGATTGCGCAGAAGCAGGTAGAGCGGCTGCTCGACGTCGAGCTCGACGCGTTAATCTTGTACGATGTCCAGGATGAAGCCGATCGAACGGATGAGACCCGGCCCTTCCCTTACCTGCCCACCTTGGATCCTACAACCTATAGCGAGCAATATTTGAAAGGACTGCAGGTTCCCAAAATTATATACCGCTGCGTTGGCCGCTACAGTGAGGAGCAGTTCGCCAATTGGGTGACCGCTAACGCGAATCGCGACCAATATTCCGTATACGTGGGCGCATCCTCCAGCACGCAGGAGGTTCAGCTGGATCTGGCGGAGGCTTCGCGAATAAGCAAAAGCTTGAACAGCAGCCTGACGTTCGGAGGCGTCGTCATTCCGGAGCGGCATCAGAAGCGGAACGACGAGCATCTGCGGGTGAAGCAGAAGATAGACAATGGCTGCGCCTTTTTTGTATCGCAGGCCACGTACAACGTGGAGGCGTCCAAAAACTTTCTGTCGGACTACTGCTATTATTTTAAGGAAAATGGCCTGGAGATGGTGCCCGTCCTGTTCAACCTCGCCCCCTGCGGCTCGGAGAAAACATTGGCTTTCATGAAATGGCTGGGCATCAGCATTCCGAAATGGCTGGAGAACGAGCTGAAATATTCTCACGATGTGCTGGACAAATCCATTCAGCTGTCGAAGTCCATCTTCCAGGAAATATTCGAATTTGCTATGGACAAAGGCATTCCTGTCGGCTGCAGCGTGGAGAGCATCTCCACCCGGAAGGTCGAAATCGAAGCGTCCGTACAGCTCTTGCGCGACATTAAGTCGATGCTGGACAAGAAGCTGAAGCAGCCTGCTCTCAGCTAG